A genomic window from Streptomyces sp. NBC_01429 includes:
- a CDS encoding RsiG family protein: protein MSTNGAGQPLGSGPGPGPVPVPVPATRTTSGTGIGPGAGTGVGVGADGRPGPGPGPGPGPGPGPGSGPGSGHEGPPVQRAAGGETWPAPLPYDFTVLRLAELRALRRESQRDEADLSYLRRLFQGRIDILRAELACRTAPETPVVDRLSEILTDTPSRHRSSARHVTLSTPRGEEFRTLAAETLAEVELSDLEARTDEELHAAMGRLIRNEQQLSRRRHQLQRTADDCSAEIARRYREGEAQVDDLLT, encoded by the coding sequence ATGAGCACGAATGGTGCCGGGCAGCCGCTCGGTTCCGGTCCCGGTCCCGGTCCCGTACCTGTACCGGTACCGGCGACCCGTACGACCAGCGGGACGGGCATCGGCCCCGGCGCCGGGACCGGGGTCGGGGTCGGGGCCGATGGCCGCCCTGGTCCCGGTCCCGGTCCCGGTCCTGGTCCCGGTCCTGGTCCTGGTTCCGGTCCTGGGTCCGGTCATGAGGGGCCGCCCGTCCAGCGGGCCGCGGGCGGGGAGACCTGGCCCGCGCCGCTGCCGTACGACTTCACCGTGCTGCGGCTGGCCGAACTGCGCGCGCTGCGCCGGGAGTCGCAGCGCGACGAGGCCGATCTCAGCTATCTGCGCCGGCTGTTCCAGGGCCGTATCGACATCCTGCGGGCCGAGTTGGCGTGCCGTACCGCGCCCGAGACGCCGGTCGTCGACCGGCTCTCCGAGATCCTCACGGACACCCCGTCGCGGCACCGTTCGTCCGCACGCCACGTCACGCTCTCCACGCCGCGCGGCGAGGAGTTCCGGACGCTGGCCGCCGAGACGCTCGCCGAGGTGGAGCTGTCGGACCTGGAGGCGCGTACGGACGAGGAGTTGCACGCGGCGATGGGGCGACTGATCCGTAACGAGCAGCAGTTGTCGCGCCGCCGCCATCAGTTGCAGCGGACGGCGGACGATTGCAGCGCGGAGATCGCGCGCAGGTACCGTGAAGGTGAAGCACAGGTGGACGACCTGCTGACGTAG
- the dtd gene encoding D-aminoacyl-tRNA deacylase, whose amino-acid sequence MRAVVQRVDGASVAVVTESGTETVGEIVGEGLCVLVGVTHEDTPEQAERLARKLWSIRILEGEKSCSEVNAPLLVISQFTLYGDARKGRRPTWNAAAPGAVAEPLVDEVVARLRALGAKVETGRFGADMRVSLTNHGPFTVVLEM is encoded by the coding sequence ATGCGTGCGGTGGTGCAGAGAGTGGACGGCGCGAGCGTCGCCGTCGTGACCGAGTCGGGGACGGAAACCGTCGGTGAGATCGTCGGCGAGGGCCTGTGTGTGCTGGTGGGAGTAACTCACGAGGACACTCCGGAGCAGGCGGAGCGGCTCGCCCGCAAGCTCTGGTCGATACGGATACTGGAGGGCGAGAAGTCCTGTTCGGAGGTGAACGCCCCGCTCCTGGTGATTTCGCAGTTCACTCTCTACGGGGACGCCCGCAAGGGACGCCGCCCCACCTGGAACGCCGCCGCGCCGGGCGCGGTGGCCGAACCACTGGTCGACGAGGTGGTGGCGCGGCTGCGCGCGCTGGGCGCGAAGGTGGAGACGGGCCGGTTCGGAGCGGACATGCGCGTCTCGCTCACGAATCACGGCCCGTTCACGGTGGTGCTGGAGATGTGA
- the ygfZ gene encoding CAF17-like 4Fe-4S cluster assembly/insertion protein YgfZ yields the protein MQPHSSPLLALPGAVAAEGQDEGVAAHYGDLFREQRALAEGGGLVDLSHRGVVTVTGDDRLSWLHLLLTQHVSELPTGQATEALVLTANGHVEHALYLVDDGTTTWAHVEPGTAEALVGYLESMKFFYRVEAADRTDDFAVVHLPAGSIAEVPEGAAVRETPYGRDVFLPRAELEPYAAAHGPVAGILAYEALRIEGHRPRLGFETDHRTIPHEVGWIGGAVHLQKGCYRGQETVARVQNLGKPPRRLVFLHLDGSDVHLPGHGTPVRLAADGAEGRQLGFITSSGRHHELGPIALALIKRNVPMDAQLLAGDTAAAQEVVVEA from the coding sequence ATGCAGCCTCATTCAAGCCCCTTGCTCGCTCTCCCCGGAGCCGTCGCCGCCGAAGGCCAGGACGAGGGTGTCGCCGCGCACTACGGCGACCTGTTCCGTGAACAACGCGCCCTCGCCGAAGGCGGCGGGCTGGTCGACCTCTCCCATCGCGGTGTCGTCACCGTCACCGGCGACGACCGGCTGAGCTGGCTGCATCTGCTGCTCACCCAGCACGTGAGCGAGCTGCCGACCGGACAGGCCACCGAGGCGCTGGTCCTCACCGCGAACGGCCACGTCGAGCACGCGCTGTACCTCGTGGACGACGGCACGACGACCTGGGCGCATGTGGAGCCGGGGACGGCGGAGGCGCTCGTCGGCTATCTGGAGTCGATGAAGTTCTTCTACCGGGTCGAGGCCGCGGACCGTACGGACGACTTCGCCGTCGTCCATCTGCCCGCCGGATCCATCGCCGAGGTCCCCGAGGGCGCGGCCGTGCGCGAGACCCCGTACGGCAGGGACGTCTTCCTGCCGCGCGCCGAGCTGGAGCCGTACGCCGCCGCGCACGGCCCGGTGGCCGGGATCCTCGCGTACGAGGCGCTGCGCATCGAGGGCCACCGGCCGCGCCTCGGCTTCGAGACCGACCACCGGACCATCCCGCACGAGGTGGGCTGGATCGGCGGCGCTGTCCACCTCCAGAAGGGCTGCTACCGGGGCCAGGAGACCGTGGCCCGCGTCCAGAACCTCGGAAAGCCGCCGCGCCGGCTGGTCTTCCTGCATCTGGACGGCAGCGATGTCCACCTGCCCGGCCACGGCACCCCGGTCCGGCTCGCGGCGGACGGCGCCGAGGGGCGGCAGCTGGGCTTCATCACGTCCTCGGGGCGCCACCACGAGCTGGGGCCGATCGCGCTGGCCCTGATCAAGCGCAATGTCCCGATGGACGCGCAGCTGCTGGCCGGGGACACGGCGGCGGCCCAGGAAGTGGTCGTGGAGGCGTAG
- a CDS encoding Fur family transcriptional regulator, protein MVSTDWKTDLRQRGYRLTPQRQLVLEAVDVLEHATPDDILGEVRRTASGVNISTVYRTLELLEELGLVSHAHLGHGAPTYHLADRHHHIHMVCRDCTSVIEADISVAAEFTAKLREDFGFTTDMKHFAIFGSCRECTARAADDAS, encoded by the coding sequence GTGGTGAGCACCGACTGGAAGACCGACCTGCGGCAGCGCGGCTACCGGCTGACCCCACAGCGCCAGCTTGTCCTGGAAGCCGTCGACGTCCTCGAACACGCGACGCCGGACGACATCCTCGGCGAGGTGCGCAGAACCGCCTCCGGGGTGAACATCTCCACCGTCTACCGGACGCTGGAGCTGCTGGAGGAGCTGGGGCTCGTCTCGCACGCCCATCTGGGCCACGGCGCTCCGACGTACCACCTGGCCGACCGGCACCACCACATCCATATGGTCTGCCGGGACTGTACGAGCGTGATCGAGGCGGACATCTCGGTCGCGGCCGAGTTCACCGCCAAGCTGCGCGAGGACTTCGGCTTCACGACGGACATGAAGCACTTCGCGATCTTCGGCAGCTGCCGGGAGTGCACCGCACGGGCGGCGGACGACGCGTCCTAG